Sequence from the Miscanthus floridulus cultivar M001 chromosome 16, ASM1932011v1, whole genome shotgun sequence genome:
TTCAGTCACTAGATAATAGCAGTATGTTACCCAATATGCAACCAGTAGAGTTTGAATATGTTGGTTTACCATCCCAGCTGTATGCAATATTCAGCCTatatctatataagcacatgaaGAACAGAAATAGAGTATGGACAAGACTGTTTATAAATTATCAAAGAAAAAGGATACGTCCAGAACAGCACAAATGACTGCAAAGGAAATTGCACTGTATTAGGACATCATTAAACAACATGATAAGCAACAGAATATGACATGGCAGTAAACGAGGCTTACCATAAGACCACCAAAAACTCCTTCAATTGAAATCCTGGTCCAACTATCGAAGTATGTCTGGACTGAAAACTTTGACTTCGCTAAGAGCCCAATAGATGCAACCATCATTatcagaaagtagaagacaaaTCCCGTCAAGCCTGTGAATCCCCAGATTCCAGCAACAACTCCACCAATGATTGACAAGAATGTTCGACTGTAACATGAAAATACCTCAGGTTTAGGATAAACCACCATAGTTAAAATAGCAAACCAGTCAGGTATATTCAACATATGAGGTCCTAATGATACATAATAAGGGGAAGTTGAGGGGTATGTCATCACACAAAAAATAATATCTTCATGAGTTTTACATTGTGCCTTAAACCTGTTTATAAGGAATACTATGAACATGTTCAGTTGATCCTATTATACTCATTAAAGTGTGAATATTCTCTGCAAAGCATGCTAAAGAATAAAAACCCTTTATGGCCAAGCGCAACACTAAAACCACAAAACCCTTTGAACACTGAAAGTGCCTAGCGGTTCTAAGGGGTAGTTCTCACCTCTCAACAGAATTAAAAATTCATATCAGATAACTGCTCAGTGCTCATGGATAACAGCATGAACTTCACTATTCATCAAGCATCATGGAATTCAATCCCTAGTTCTTAGGCCTAGCATTGTAATAGCATGGAGAACAAAGCAGATCCAGATAATTCAACATAGAAAGGAGCAACTAACCGATCACAAAACAGTTAATATTTATTAAATCTCTCAAAAGTGACCTCCACAACTTGTAGGAAAAAATATTTCAAGTATCAACTCGCAACTCTAGCGAATCTAAGGGGTAGTTGTCACTTCTTAACAGAATACAAAAGTCTTAGCAGATAATTTCTCAGTTCTCATGGATAACAGTACGAACTTCACTATTCGTCAAGCATTGCAGAATTTAATCCCTAGTCCCTAGGCCTAGCAATGTAATAGCACGAAGAGCAAATTAGATCCAGTTAATTATAAGTAGCAGATTCAACTAGGCATCTAAGGAGCAATTCACCTATAACAAAATTTACTAAATCCCTCAGCAACTTGACATCAAATTTGTAGGAAAAGATATTTCAATTTATGAACTCACAACTCCCTTCTTCCTCTGATCAGCATTTAAACAATCTATAGTCTGACCTTTACCAGCAAAACTCCCCAGTATACGGGGGACGTAAGTTACCCCGTGGTTAGGCTACCAGTCCAAGAGATCTCGCTAAATCCAGATCAAACCTAACATTAAACTAAGCGCACCTCCAGATCGGATCGAGAGCATGGGGAGGGGGCGGAAGGAAGAGAGAGACAGACCTGTAGTAGATGGACTTAACGTTGCTGGTGAGGTTCTCTGCCTGCAGGATCGGGACATCGTCAGTTGAAACGCCGCCGGTCGCCGCCATCGCCTTGACAGCTTCGTGGGAGATTCGGATGCAGAGGCTGGGGCGGAACCGCGGAAGGAACAGAGAGGCGGCGCTCGTCGGCGGCAAGAAGGCAGGACGTCTCCGGCGCGGGGCGGCGCTCGGCGACGGGGCGGCGGACGGAGGGAGAGGAGCGAGCGACGCGGACAGCTAGGGCTTGCGCCGATGCCGCGCCTCAGCCAGGTGCTAGACTGCTAGCGAGGGGGAAAAAACGAGTGAAGGTCATGCCGCCTCAGCCACGCAGACAGCTTTTTTTAATTAGATCTTTAATtgttattttgttttattttaaATTTCTGCTTAGCCAAAAATAAAGAACGAGATGTCTTTTAGGCTGTGCATAGGTTATAGATAAGTTATTAGAAGGTAAAAAGATATAGACAACgatttttattcaaatgactttttaaATGATAATTAGAACAACTACAATATTGGCTTAGCATAATATTAATTTAATAGAAGGAAGAGAAAATCTATCTCTTAGATCCAGAACTAGATTTTTACACGCATTTTAAAATTATGTGACAGTATCAATAGTTAATGCCATttgaaaatttttcttaaaactagTATCcaacctgttcgtttcggctgaattggcttaaatcatgactgaaagtactgctgactggtttggtgtgagagaaaaatactgttcaagcCATGAATTATAAGCAAGATACGAGCAATTCAGCTGAAACGAACAGGGTGAACTACTCCGTACCTTATACTATAGTGGGTGAACTACTCCGTACCTTATACTATAGTGGGCGCCCATAGAAATGTTCACGTTTGGTTGTCTCCACTTTCTCCGCATTTATCTTATGAGAACACCAAAACAGTTCCAAACAAAGCCTATGAAAGACTGATGAGTTAAAATTTTATGTCTTTTGATTGAAGGATGTTTAGTAGAAAATGTTTTTATTTAGCGGTATTTCCTCTATCTATAATTATAATTATATTAACTTTAGATCCGTTCTAAGTCAGACATCTATATATTTTTAAAAACTATTAAGTACTTCATCCGTCCAGTAAGTCATAGTCAGAAAACAGGGCTTTCTAAATTATTTTTTAACTTTTCActtattttacattatatttttataattataAATTTATAAAGGGGCAGATCCAGTACCGGAGGCTCCCATACGAGTAGGGTCTGGGaaaggaaaaaccgaggcaagccttctcccgcaaaatctacggagaggctgcttcgaacccgtgacCTGATGATAATTATAAATTTATAAATTGGATATTATATTCGACTAAATTTTAATAGTATCAATTACTAGTAATTCTAACTTTTTTTAGGGAGATGAACACTCATTTTCGCCTTCGGGAGGCTCCACCTCCAGGGGCGGATATGGGCCTTGGGCCACTAGGGCCACGGCCCCTAGGCGTGGGCCAAAATATTTCGTATAGCATATGTAAATGTTTAGCCCAATTCGAAGTGGCCCTAGGTGTAGGGCCAAATTCTACCGACCCAGGCACAGAGACGAGAGAGGGATCCCGAGTTACTCCACAAGTCCGTCTGCGCTACTGCGATCGCGTCTTCGCGTCTGATGCCGCGCTGCAATCTCTGACTCCGCCGCTCCGCGCCTCTGCCCGCCTCTCGTCAACCAAGCAGGCAGCAGCCATCCGTCGGCCAACAACTTGACCCCTGCCGGCTgtcactagattagcacctgtccGTCGGAGGCGCGTTGGGGCTGGGCTGTTGCCCGCCTGGGTGCCTGGCTGCAAGCCGCAGGGTGCAGGTCAAAGTCGGACTAGTCACCAGAGCTGCATGACAGCATGATCGTGTTTGTGGTGGCCAGTGCGCCAGGCCCGCCAGCCGCACGAGCGCGAGTGCAGGCTACTCATCTGACAGTCTGATTTCTGAGCCATGGTAAATTCCGGTTCTCATAACCCATTCTTCGGTCCTCTTCTCCCGATCTAAAACTTGCCTGgatgattttttttctcaaatacgcaCGAGTGTGCATATCATTGTATTAGAAGAAAGAGTTTATAAAACAAGAGTTTCGCTCCTAGACGTTAGTTTTTGTGTACGCTACATCATGAAAGACAACGTTCCTAATCCATGGCTATCTTGACAACGTCCTAGCCCTGCGCCAACGCACGTAGCCCGCGTGCTTCGACCTGAAACTTCCATGAATGACTAATTGATTAATCGATTCTTGTAGAGCTGCACAATGAAGACATTAAAATCCTTTTTCTCTCTCTTGCTCCTACGCCAACCCATCATTAGTTAagtttttctaattatttttaTGTTTCCATCAATTATGTTCTGGATTTAAGCATGGGATAGAGATATATCATCTAAACTTATGAGTTTATGAGCTATGTTTGTTATCTATCAATATTAGATCCCGTGTGGATGGTATTTTGACCTGGCAGCCATAGTGCACATGCTTTTCTAGTCACTGTCCACCCCTGCTAAAAGTGTCCCCACTAGGATTTTTTAGGCCCCCTCACAGTGTCCCCACTAGGATTTTTTAGGCCCCCTCACTGAGGGCTTTCCAAACTCTTGATTAATATTTCTTGTAGAAATATAATTTTTCATTTTAGAAAGGTACTATAATAACAATGCTCAAGCTTATCATGTATTCGAAATAAAGGATGGATGCATGTCTATCCCACATAAAAACGAGAACATGCAAAAACACATAAAAAACACCTCGTCCTGTTTCGCATCCCCTTTTTACATTTTCTTTTTTGCAAATACAAAAACGTGCGAGATAAACATAGAAAACGAAGCGGGATTTATTTAGTCCGTTTTTTTCGCTAATGCCAATCCTCTTGCCTAGATAGTGACCCCCAGCAACCCCCTTTGCGTTGCCTGATCGCTAGAGAATCATGTTCAAGATCAATTGATGTAATTCTCTCTGCCTTGGTTTTTTTGGAGGACGAATCTTCTCCTGTTCTGGCAAACCGTTGTTGTCCAGCGAGCAAACTCGTATGCTTCGGTGGTCCTCTCGGTCCCTAGTAGCTCTTTTGCCACGAAAATTGGCCCCGATCCTGCGCTGGTTTTGCATCATGGATGTGGTGGAAGAAGTCTCTCTTGTGTGGGCATCCTCAAAGGACCTCTGATTGATTCATTGCGTGTGCTGGTGCGGCGTGGTGCCTTGTGATCATGCGTGCCGTGGTCCAAACCCGATGATCGTCATGCGGTAATGCGTGTAGAAATCCTTGATCGTAATCGAAGGCACGAGGTTGTGAGCTGTGACATGTACTGTGTATGTTGTGCAGTGTGCACAAATAAAATGGGTCCAGGCCTCCAGGACCACATGtactctttcaaaaaaaaaaagtttcggGCTGGGGTACGGTCATCCAGATTAAATTTTACTATAACGTGAAGGAAGAACTGTGAAGGTATATAAACTCTCTTTTATATTTTAGTTTTGTCATCGAACTTTTGAAAGAAGTGTGAAGGGCGCGATGCCCAGGGACAAGCAAAGACCCGACACCCACTGGTAGAGAActaagctttactcccggtggggaacccctccAGTCCCGATTCCCCATCTGGGAGCAAGCATCAGGGACTAAAGGAGGGTCCTTTaatcccgggtcaggaaccgggactaaaggtgacctttagtcccggtggataacaccaaccgggactaaagatgcctCCTGAcgtgccacgatggccggcacctttagtcccggttggtaatacgaaccgggactaaaggttttttttcttttttcttttcttttcatttttttgttttcttttcaaaataggttttcgaagtcgtattgtacgctgctaattatacatttatacgcgcatatagtatgtttcggttcaagcacaatgaacgtattaaatcacacaattcaagcatagaaatatatatatatatatatatatatatatatatatatatatatatatatgcatcatatatatatatttacatgcatgcatatgtgtattttacattatattatttcatgtgcatatattacaaaagattgcattacagttgttgtgacataacaagtttcctcttatcctctagcttggcttcaatggcagtgttgggtcgaagtagaactcgcccttggaatcgatgacctgctcattaaaaaatccggctatagactcttgaattgctttgatttggtcttgccgtatgaccttttcctccaaccatcgagtctacaggtttgaattaaaggaaaataaattaatatatgtacatatatatatataaagacatagtaacacaatcaataataataattaaatgaatatatagtgtatttttaacgtactttgagtctctctgtaggagttctttaggagagcaccttgataaacttgcaaacatagtaaccacagtagttgttcccctgttcctgccttagacaccactttacgagaaaaagatttgtcatccaatctggtgatccggtgaaagctatatgtttaattaataaagatgatgcgattcaggggacttactttcaaagggattacattcagtggcgctttgcatttttccatgtgttgcttctcaataaaggttttccaaacactgcccaataaaaaatttgccacgtcatcagatatagttaatcatcatgtttgtgtgtatatatagttgctagagatcccgaaattacctctggataatatatatcatatcttggtagtcttgtggttttctcatcgagtcatagattatcaagtgactttttaccagatcgatgtccatcaatatccagtgattgctgcatgtgtttatatgatataacgcataacactcattaattaactagaatcaacatatgagccattaaggatatgatcgacatgattaacactcacttgaagttatagagaaagagtatatccttcttgtggcgttggttcactaagaagttcatgagattactctctgactcagacttccaattagtctttggagtaattgggtctttgaatactatatggggatcaacaaaaccaatttcattgcagccttcctttctgagctctgtcattgtaaatctgcatatatatagtacttgttaggataatttatatgcatatacacacatatgatgagtttaataatagatcgaaagaattattacttacaggcaatagcagctaatgataactttgtccagagaggtcaggtggcatagttgatgaaattctgcaaagtcaacatacataacatcatcgccatggaaccaatgttcgtctctaattctgacaccaacgcagaagtctccactggtagacgcctgcatgtaccact
This genomic interval carries:
- the LOC136513202 gene encoding uncharacterized protein isoform X1 — its product is MAATGGVSTDDVPILQAENLTSNVKSIYYSRTFLSIIGGVVAGIWGFTGLTGFVFYFLIMMVASIGLLAKSKFSVQTYFDSWTRISIEGVFGGLMSFVLFWTYPFSLIIYKQSCPYSISVLHVLI
- the LOC136513202 gene encoding uncharacterized protein isoform X2 — translated: MAATGGVSTDDVPILQAENLTSNVKSIYYSRTFLSIIGGVVAGIWGFTGLTGFVFYFLIMMVASIGLLAKSKFSVQTYFDSWTRISIEGVFGGLMSFVLFWTFAYDIVHIF